A genomic stretch from Desulfohalobium retbaense DSM 5692 includes:
- a CDS encoding Hsp20/alpha crystallin family protein, whose protein sequence is MSDTNVQEKELPRYRPATDIIEKEDGFHLLVDMPGVSKEQLTIDLNDNTLRVSGKSESLLASQERNLDQEFATAEYVRSFTLSDVIDQNGIQANLNNGVLDIHLPKVQKSEPKKIEIQSA, encoded by the coding sequence ATGAGTGATACAAACGTTCAGGAAAAAGAATTGCCCCGGTATCGTCCGGCGACAGATATTATTGAAAAAGAGGATGGATTCCATCTTCTGGTCGACATGCCGGGGGTCAGTAAAGAACAGCTGACCATTGATCTCAATGACAATACCCTGCGGGTATCAGGGAAATCGGAGTCACTCCTCGCATCCCAGGAGCGCAATCTGGATCAGGAGTTTGCTACGGCTGAATATGTCCGGAGTTTCACCTTGTCCGATGTCATCGATCAAAACGGTATCCAAGCCAACCTCAATAACGGCGTCTTGGATATCCATCTGCCGAAGGTGCAAAAGTCGGAACCGAAAAAGATCGAGATCCAAAGCGCATAA
- a CDS encoding cyclic nucleotide-binding domain-containing protein: MRLLTVAAGEHLLQENSQVDRVYCLVHGTVSLWKGAQRLLQLAAPQVLGMEGYFAEYRRSPYAAVADTDLRVAAYSPSEIQGELLESESMGNMALQSLSGQLRHWWQRLDQPAEQCPVYYPADLQTYAPGQTVIREGESSRDIYRVVSTDAGLEVTQNGIRLNLLNQPGDFFGEMAALLHQPRNATVRSIGHSVLEVYPPGALNDAIAGHPDLALRMITSLAQRLADSNLQLSSCDGTGHIFL; the protein is encoded by the coding sequence GTGCGTTTACTCACCGTTGCGGCAGGGGAGCATCTGCTCCAGGAAAACTCGCAGGTGGATCGTGTCTATTGTCTCGTGCACGGGACAGTGAGCCTGTGGAAAGGCGCGCAACGCCTTTTGCAGTTGGCCGCTCCACAAGTTTTGGGGATGGAGGGCTACTTCGCCGAATACCGTCGTTCCCCCTATGCCGCGGTTGCCGACACCGATCTGCGCGTCGCGGCCTATTCCCCCAGCGAAATCCAAGGGGAACTCCTGGAATCCGAAAGTATGGGAAACATGGCTCTACAAAGTCTCAGCGGTCAATTGCGGCATTGGTGGCAACGACTGGATCAGCCCGCCGAGCAGTGCCCCGTATACTATCCGGCTGATCTGCAGACTTATGCGCCCGGGCAGACAGTCATCCGGGAAGGCGAATCGAGTCGGGATATTTACCGCGTCGTTTCCACTGACGCCGGCCTCGAGGTCACCCAGAACGGAATTCGGCTCAACCTCTTGAACCAGCCTGGCGATTTTTTCGGAGAAATGGCTGCGTTGCTGCACCAGCCTCGCAACGCGACCGTCCGTTCCATCGGCCATTCCGTTCTCGAAGTCTACCCGCCAGGGGCCCTCAACGACGCCATTGCCGGCCATCCGGACCTCGCCCTGCGCATGATCACATCTCTCGCCCAACGGCTTGCCGACTCCAATCTCCAACTCAGCAGTTGCGACGGCACAGGCCACATCTTCCTCTGA
- a CDS encoding Hsp20/alpha crystallin family protein, which translates to MVIDFSSFYDLPRSMEQLFDNFWQPSSFPQRRQAFPPLNISEDSENVYVRAEMPGLHVEDVDLTLTDNSLIIKGERVQEEGKYFRQERAAGVFQRLVNLNVPVQRDNISATMRNGILEIRLPKSEEIKPKKISIDVG; encoded by the coding sequence ATGGTAATCGATTTTAGTTCTTTTTACGATCTGCCTCGTAGTATGGAGCAATTGTTCGATAATTTCTGGCAACCATCTTCGTTTCCCCAGCGGCGTCAAGCCTTCCCTCCGCTGAATATCAGTGAAGACAGTGAAAATGTCTATGTTCGAGCTGAAATGCCGGGGCTGCATGTTGAAGATGTTGATCTGACTTTGACTGACAACAGCTTGATCATTAAAGGTGAACGAGTTCAGGAGGAGGGGAAATATTTTCGCCAAGAGCGCGCCGCAGGCGTTTTTCAGCGCCTTGTCAATTTAAATGTTCCTGTCCAAAGAGATAATATCAGCGCGACAATGCGCAATGGAATTCTTGAAATTCGCTTGCCGAAATCAGAAGAGATCAAGCCAAAGAAGATAAGTATCGATGTGGGGTAG
- the amrS gene encoding AmmeMemoRadiSam system radical SAM enzyme encodes MHKARIWKPLTDKRVQCRLCSHFCRIEPNERGHCGVRCNSDGALYTLVYDRIAALNIDPVEKKPLFHFWPGSSTLSLGTMGCNLSCAFCQNYSLSQPPRQGQPIYGRPTSPQELVQEALAQEVTSLAYTYSEPTIFFELVEDTARLAKEYGLKNIIVSNGFMSRECLENWDGLIDAANIDLKSFREDFYTRLCGAKLKPVLHALRTVAELGWHLEVTTLIIPGENDSDSELSELAGFIAEELGPHVPWHISRFHPAFQMDHTPPTPLQTLQRAYELGTQAGLDYIYIGNMPGHESESTYCPQCKALVVKRRGFALQKQALQNGRCAKCGHPIPIVGLGQNAK; translated from the coding sequence ATGCACAAGGCCAGGATCTGGAAACCGCTGACGGACAAGAGGGTCCAATGCCGGCTGTGCAGCCATTTCTGCCGAATTGAGCCCAATGAGCGCGGCCATTGCGGTGTCCGCTGCAATAGTGACGGCGCCCTGTACACGCTGGTCTACGACAGGATAGCGGCACTGAATATCGATCCCGTGGAAAAAAAACCGCTCTTCCACTTCTGGCCGGGGTCAAGCACTTTGTCCTTGGGCACCATGGGCTGCAACCTCTCCTGCGCCTTTTGCCAAAACTATTCCCTGTCGCAGCCTCCACGCCAGGGGCAACCGATCTACGGCCGTCCGACCTCCCCCCAGGAACTGGTCCAGGAAGCCCTGGCCCAGGAGGTTACGAGTCTGGCCTATACCTATTCCGAGCCGACGATTTTTTTTGAACTCGTGGAAGATACCGCCCGTTTGGCAAAAGAATACGGTTTGAAAAACATCATTGTCAGCAACGGATTCATGAGCAGGGAATGCCTGGAAAACTGGGATGGACTCATCGATGCCGCGAACATCGATCTGAAGTCGTTCCGGGAGGACTTCTACACCCGACTCTGCGGCGCCAAGCTCAAGCCGGTCCTGCATGCGCTGCGAACCGTCGCTGAACTCGGTTGGCATCTGGAAGTCACCACTTTGATCATCCCCGGGGAAAACGACAGCGACAGCGAACTCAGCGAATTGGCCGGCTTTATCGCCGAGGAACTCGGCCCCCACGTCCCTTGGCATATTTCCCGGTTCCATCCGGCATTTCAAATGGACCACACGCCGCCCACTCCTTTGCAGACCCTGCAGCGAGCTTATGAACTCGGTACGCAGGCGGGACTGGACTACATTTATATTGGCAATATGCCCGGTCACGAATCTGAATCGACCTATTGCCCGCAATGCAAGGCCCTGGTCGTCAAACGGCGCGGATTCGCCTTGCAAAAACAGGCCCTGCAAAACGGCCGCTGCGCCAAATGTGGCCACCCGATCCCCATCGTCGGCCTGGGCCAGAACGCAAAATAG
- a CDS encoding thiazole synthase translates to MVEEMEGAPLSIGGTALSSRLFIGTGKYGNDSLIPDVVRVSGAQVITVALRRVDFAAQHDNVMQHIPEGMRLLPNTSGARTAQEAVRIARLARAAGCGDWIKIEVIDDSRYLLPDGYATAKATEQLVKEGFTVLPYINPDLYVARSLVNAGAAAVMPLGAPIGSNRGLKTREMVRILVDEIDVPVIVDAGLGLPSHACEAMELGADACLVNTGIASAADPLRMAAAFAAGVQAGRDAWLAGRGVSSAQAQASSPLTGFLDG, encoded by the coding sequence ATGGTAGAGGAAATGGAAGGAGCGCCGTTGAGTATCGGCGGGACGGCGCTTTCGTCGCGATTGTTTATTGGAACCGGGAAGTACGGCAACGATAGCCTGATCCCCGACGTGGTCCGCGTCAGCGGAGCACAGGTTATCACCGTGGCCCTGCGCCGGGTCGACTTTGCGGCCCAGCACGACAATGTCATGCAGCATATCCCCGAGGGAATGCGCCTTTTGCCTAATACCTCGGGCGCGCGCACGGCACAGGAAGCGGTGCGGATCGCCCGCTTGGCCCGGGCTGCCGGATGCGGAGACTGGATCAAAATCGAAGTCATCGATGACTCGCGGTATCTCCTGCCCGACGGATACGCAACAGCCAAGGCCACTGAACAATTGGTCAAAGAGGGATTTACGGTCCTGCCGTATATCAATCCGGATCTCTATGTGGCCCGGAGCTTGGTCAATGCCGGAGCAGCGGCGGTCATGCCCCTCGGAGCCCCCATTGGCTCCAATCGGGGGCTCAAGACCAGGGAAATGGTCCGCATCCTCGTCGATGAGATCGATGTCCCGGTCATCGTGGACGCCGGTTTGGGATTGCCGTCCCATGCCTGTGAGGCGATGGAGCTTGGGGCCGACGCCTGTCTGGTCAATACCGGCATCGCCTCGGCTGCAGATCCTTTGCGGATGGCCGCAGCGTTTGCCGCCGGTGTCCAAGCCGGCCGCGATGCCTGGCTGGCTGGCCGCGGTGTATCGTCTGCGCAGGCCCAGGCCTCTTCGCCGCTGACCGGGTTTCTCGATGGATAA
- the thiH gene encoding 2-iminoacetate synthase ThiH gives MEFADILEQWPADRVEAFCRTRSSADVRRALQTIRLRAEEYLTLLSPAAQDHLEAMARRAQAETRRNFGRAIVLFTPLYLSNYCQNQCVYCGFNAAQPIARRKLEDREVEAEAEAIAATGLGHLLLLTGEAPQLAGVEYLERCLRQLTRWFSSVALEVFPMGRTEYARLVRAGADGLTLYQETYDRELYAALHPAGPKRDFDFRLGAPERACQAGMRSVSLGALLGLGAWRHDSFATGLHAAFLQHRYPGVELAVSLPRMRPHCGGYEPAHPVSDRELVQIMLAHRLFLPYAGLTLSTRESAALRDNVLELGVTKLSAGSVTAVGGHTDGPETEGQFDIADTRDVATLSNALRARHFQPVFKDWEPLLETGT, from the coding sequence ATGGAATTTGCCGATATCCTGGAACAATGGCCCGCGGATCGAGTAGAGGCGTTTTGCCGTACCCGAAGTTCTGCAGATGTCCGGCGAGCCCTGCAGACAATTCGCCTCAGAGCTGAGGAGTATTTGACCCTGCTGTCGCCCGCGGCCCAGGACCATCTGGAGGCCATGGCCCGCCGAGCCCAGGCCGAAACCCGACGGAACTTCGGCCGTGCCATTGTCCTGTTCACCCCATTGTATCTCTCGAATTATTGCCAGAACCAATGTGTTTACTGCGGCTTCAACGCCGCTCAACCCATTGCCCGGCGCAAGCTCGAGGACCGGGAAGTGGAAGCCGAAGCCGAAGCCATCGCCGCCACTGGTCTGGGCCATTTGCTTCTTCTCACCGGTGAGGCCCCGCAACTCGCCGGAGTCGAGTATCTGGAGCGGTGCCTGCGTCAGTTGACCCGGTGGTTTTCTTCGGTTGCCCTTGAAGTTTTTCCCATGGGGCGCACGGAATATGCCCGTTTGGTCCGGGCGGGGGCGGATGGATTGACCTTGTATCAGGAAACCTATGACCGGGAGCTGTATGCAGCGCTCCATCCGGCCGGACCGAAACGGGATTTTGATTTCCGCCTCGGGGCCCCGGAGCGGGCGTGTCAGGCCGGTATGCGATCCGTGAGCCTTGGAGCGCTTTTGGGATTGGGGGCTTGGCGGCACGACTCCTTTGCGACCGGTTTGCACGCCGCTTTTTTGCAACACCGGTATCCCGGGGTGGAATTGGCCGTTTCCCTGCCCCGGATGCGGCCGCATTGCGGCGGGTATGAGCCGGCCCATCCGGTTTCGGATCGGGAACTGGTCCAGATCATGCTGGCCCACAGGCTTTTTCTGCCCTATGCGGGCCTTACCCTTTCCACCCGGGAGAGCGCTGCCCTGCGGGACAATGTCCTGGAACTGGGGGTGACGAAATTGTCGGCAGGATCAGTGACTGCGGTCGGCGGGCACACGGACGGCCCTGAGACCGAGGGACAGTTCGACATCGCCGACACTCGCGATGTGGCAACCCTGTCCAATGCTTTGCGTGCTCGGCATTTCCAGCCGGTGTTCAAGGATTGGGAGCCGCTTCTGGAGACCGGGACGTGA
- the thiF gene encoding sulfur carrier protein ThiS adenylyltransferase ThiF, with protein sequence MSVLHDAVAAHIGQEAGRFLEQFRIGIAGCGGLGSNCAVHLARSGFRRFVLVDHDCVEISNLNRQFFFPEHIGRPKVEAVAHTLLRLDPELEIRTVTEPLVPDTAREVFQGCHCVVECLDDPAAKAWLLTTCATTQRLYVGSCGIAGYGRAQAQTVRWLGRQCCLAGDQLSGVGERTPPLAPGVGAAAALQADVVLSHFLGGFQTGGPSIEQGSAERAV encoded by the coding sequence GTGAGTGTACTCCACGACGCTGTGGCCGCCCATATAGGACAAGAAGCGGGCCGGTTCCTGGAACAGTTCCGGATCGGGATCGCCGGCTGTGGCGGTTTGGGATCGAATTGTGCCGTGCATCTGGCCCGCAGCGGATTCCGACGCTTCGTCCTCGTGGATCATGATTGCGTTGAAATATCGAATTTGAACCGGCAGTTTTTTTTCCCCGAACATATCGGGCGGCCAAAAGTGGAGGCGGTGGCCCACACTCTGCTCCGGCTGGACCCGGAGCTGGAAATTCGCACTGTGACCGAGCCCCTGGTTCCGGACACCGCAAGGGAGGTCTTTCAGGGGTGTCATTGCGTGGTGGAATGTCTGGATGACCCTGCAGCCAAAGCTTGGCTGTTGACCACCTGCGCGACCACGCAGCGTCTTTATGTCGGGTCTTGCGGGATAGCGGGATACGGCCGGGCCCAGGCGCAGACTGTCCGGTGGCTGGGAAGGCAGTGTTGCCTGGCCGGGGATCAGCTTTCTGGTGTCGGAGAGCGCACTCCCCCTTTGGCCCCCGGTGTCGGGGCAGCCGCGGCATTACAGGCCGACGTGGTTCTGAGTCATTTTCTGGGCGGCTTTCAGACCGGTGGGCCCAGCATTGAGCAGGGCTCCGCGGAGAGAGCGGTATAG
- a CDS encoding M24 family metallopeptidase, whose amino-acid sequence MPTRHRRAALRSVLSDQGLDALIVSHAANRYYLSHFELHDPQCNESAGWIVVTAQGRDWLLTDPRYTEAAKQVWPAEDLFVYTGKRNTSVSGMLRDLGLETIGFEARSLDVETFQELSRDLNLRPTTNLVENLRLSKDTQEIECLRQSCKLNHFVFESVEAILQPGRTEAWLSWQIEKLFRENGATELAFATIAAVGPNAALPHAIPGETPITEQCPVLIDTGGRKMQYCSDQTRTFWVGQTPSQQFLQTRERVQEAQRKAIEAIAPGMPVKDLYTVAKETFRAHGQEDYFTHALGHGIGLETHEAPSLSPYSEHLLQPGMVITIEPGLYYREWGGVRWEHMVLVTDNGAEVL is encoded by the coding sequence ATGCCGACCCGACACCGCCGCGCCGCTCTGCGCAGCGTCCTTTCTGATCAGGGCCTCGACGCCTTGATCGTCTCCCATGCCGCCAACCGGTACTATCTGAGCCATTTTGAACTCCACGACCCGCAGTGTAACGAAAGCGCGGGCTGGATCGTGGTTACCGCCCAGGGCCGGGACTGGTTGCTGACCGATCCCAGGTATACCGAGGCCGCCAAACAGGTCTGGCCCGCTGAGGACCTCTTCGTCTATACCGGAAAACGCAACACCTCCGTCAGTGGCATGCTACGCGATTTGGGGCTGGAGACCATCGGCTTCGAGGCCCGTAGCCTGGACGTGGAAACTTTTCAGGAACTCAGCCGCGACCTCAACCTCCGGCCAACCACCAACTTGGTCGAAAATCTCCGTTTGAGCAAAGACACCCAGGAAATTGAATGCCTGCGGCAATCCTGCAAACTCAATCACTTTGTTTTCGAATCTGTGGAGGCAATCCTCCAACCCGGGCGAACCGAGGCCTGGCTGTCCTGGCAGATCGAAAAACTCTTCCGGGAAAACGGCGCCACCGAGTTGGCCTTTGCCACCATTGCCGCAGTGGGGCCAAACGCGGCCCTGCCCCATGCCATCCCCGGTGAGACTCCCATTACGGAACAATGCCCGGTGCTGATCGATACCGGCGGACGCAAAATGCAGTATTGTTCAGATCAGACCCGCACATTTTGGGTCGGTCAGACTCCCTCGCAACAATTCCTGCAGACCCGCGAACGGGTCCAGGAGGCCCAGCGCAAGGCCATCGAGGCCATTGCCCCGGGAATGCCGGTCAAAGACCTGTATACAGTGGCCAAGGAAACCTTCCGCGCCCACGGCCAGGAGGACTATTTCACCCACGCCCTGGGACACGGCATCGGTCTGGAAACCCATGAAGCCCCGAGTCTGAGTCCCTACAGCGAACACCTTCTGCAACCCGGCATGGTCATCACCATTGAACCCGGACTGTATTACCGGGAATGGGGCGGCGTACGCTGGGAACACATGGTTCTGGTGACGGACAATGGCGCCGAAGTCCTCTGA
- the purM gene encoding phosphoribosylformylglycinamidine cyclo-ligase, whose amino-acid sequence MADRSQAYTEAGVDIQAANTFVDRIKGLVAQTYTKGVISEIGGFGGLFKLNTADMEAPVLVASTDGVGTKLKMAFLADKHDTIGIDLVAMSVNDILVQGAKPLFFLDYFATSQLRPDVAEQVVSGIAEGCKQAGCALLGGETAEMPDFYAQGEYDLSGFCVGLVDNAKIVDGSGIAVGDKLIGLASSGLHSNGYSLVRKLIKDTGLDLSAPLPGTSTPAAEVFLEPTKIYARTVRTLLRDLKIKGMVHVTGGGFYDNVDRILPRGVRAQFDFGTWDIPPVFQWLKKAGELSWPEMLNIFNCGIGMVLVVPRESADDVLSRVHGLGEQAWVIGDIRSMRDKAPLVDVTFAQQTCS is encoded by the coding sequence ATGGCAGATCGGAGTCAGGCCTACACCGAGGCCGGAGTGGATATCCAGGCGGCCAATACATTTGTCGACCGGATCAAGGGGCTTGTGGCCCAGACCTATACCAAAGGGGTCATTTCTGAGATCGGGGGGTTTGGTGGCTTGTTCAAACTGAACACCGCGGACATGGAGGCCCCGGTTTTGGTGGCGTCCACGGACGGGGTGGGAACCAAATTGAAGATGGCCTTCCTGGCGGACAAGCACGACACCATTGGCATCGACCTGGTGGCCATGAGCGTCAATGACATCCTGGTTCAAGGGGCCAAGCCGCTTTTTTTCCTCGATTATTTCGCCACTTCCCAGTTGCGGCCCGATGTGGCGGAACAGGTGGTTTCCGGCATAGCGGAGGGGTGCAAGCAGGCGGGGTGCGCTCTTTTGGGCGGTGAAACCGCTGAGATGCCCGACTTCTATGCCCAGGGTGAATATGATCTTTCTGGTTTTTGCGTCGGCTTGGTGGACAATGCCAAAATCGTCGACGGATCGGGGATTGCGGTCGGCGACAAATTGATCGGGCTGGCCTCATCCGGGCTGCATTCCAATGGCTATTCCCTGGTGCGCAAATTGATCAAAGATACCGGGCTGGACCTTTCCGCCCCCTTGCCCGGGACCTCGACGCCGGCCGCAGAAGTCTTCCTCGAACCTACGAAAATCTATGCCCGGACCGTGCGCACCCTGCTTCGTGATCTCAAGATCAAAGGCATGGTCCACGTCACTGGTGGTGGCTTCTACGACAATGTCGATCGCATTTTGCCCCGAGGCGTCCGAGCCCAATTCGATTTCGGGACCTGGGACATCCCGCCAGTCTTCCAGTGGCTCAAAAAGGCGGGAGAACTCAGTTGGCCGGAGATGTTGAACATTTTTAATTGTGGTATCGGGATGGTTCTGGTGGTGCCGCGGGAGAGCGCCGACGATGTGCTCTCCAGGGTCCACGGACTGGGCGAACAGGCCTGGGTCATCGGCGATATCCGCTCCATGCGGGACAAAGCCCCGTTGGTGGATGTGACCTTCGCCCAGCAAACCTGCTCCTGA
- the thiS gene encoding sulfur carrier protein ThiS encodes MEIQVNGELVRVCEPMDLAAYLQTLKLDFDRVVVEYNGAIVPREKWPEIWLSAGDRVEIVQFVGGG; translated from the coding sequence ATGGAGATTCAGGTCAATGGAGAACTGGTACGTGTCTGTGAGCCCATGGATCTCGCCGCGTATCTGCAGACGCTCAAACTCGATTTCGACCGGGTCGTCGTCGAGTATAACGGGGCGATTGTACCTCGGGAGAAGTGGCCAGAAATCTGGTTGAGCGCCGGGGACCGAGTCGAAATCGTCCAATTTGTCGGAGGTGGATGA
- a CDS encoding DUF4911 domain-containing protein, producing MAPKSSETWSQRIFVHVPRREIAYVRFILEAHDNLAYLSVADKYEAVLRIVFPASVRETVTTVLAGLEREGVLTRLPL from the coding sequence ATGGCGCCGAAGTCCTCTGAGACCTGGTCCCAACGGATTTTTGTCCACGTCCCACGACGGGAAATCGCCTATGTGCGGTTCATCCTTGAAGCACACGACAATCTGGCGTATCTTTCAGTCGCCGACAAATACGAGGCTGTCCTGCGCATCGTTTTTCCCGCCAGTGTCCGGGAAACGGTCACCACCGTTCTTGCAGGGCTTGAACGAGAGGGTGTGCTCACCCGTTTGCCGCTGTGA
- the thiE gene encoding thiamine phosphate synthase, translating into MRQRLLATDLYCLTASDLSRGRETVEVVEQMLAAGIRLVQYREKSKKAAAQYRECQQLRKMTRDAGAAFVVNDDVALARAVGADGVHIGQEDLPVPVVRDLVGPDMAIGVSTHGPDQALAAVADGADYIGVGPLFATQTKKDVCAPVGLAYLDWVAAHIDLPFVAIGGIKEHNVAEVVRHGARCVALVTEITQAEDIAATIASVRQTMAAAKGQRG; encoded by the coding sequence ATGCGACAGCGTCTATTAGCAACCGATCTGTATTGTTTGACCGCTTCTGATCTCTCCAGGGGGCGGGAGACTGTGGAAGTCGTAGAGCAGATGCTTGCGGCCGGCATCCGTCTGGTGCAGTACCGGGAGAAAAGCAAAAAGGCTGCTGCGCAGTACAGGGAATGTCAGCAGTTACGGAAGATGACCCGAGACGCTGGAGCCGCTTTCGTGGTCAACGACGATGTCGCCCTGGCTCGGGCGGTCGGGGCTGACGGAGTGCATATCGGGCAAGAGGATCTGCCGGTCCCGGTTGTCCGGGATCTCGTCGGGCCGGACATGGCCATCGGGGTTTCTACCCATGGACCGGACCAGGCCCTGGCTGCTGTGGCCGACGGAGCGGATTATATCGGAGTCGGTCCGCTCTTCGCGACCCAAACCAAAAAGGATGTTTGTGCGCCGGTGGGGCTTGCATATCTCGATTGGGTCGCGGCGCATATCGATCTTCCCTTTGTGGCCATCGGGGGAATCAAGGAACACAATGTGGCAGAAGTCGTGCGCCACGGGGCGCGTTGTGTGGCATTGGTGACCGAGATCACCCAGGCAGAGGATATTGCGGCGACAATCGCCTCGGTGCGCCAAACAATGGCAGCCGCCAAGGGGCAGCGCGGATGA
- a CDS encoding TatD family hydrolase, with protein MGKKKRVRPEPASLGLPCLGVDTHAHLDMGPMAEMLPEVLQRSHSAGVGRVGQVFLGPEAYASKREQFRDFPEVFFLAGIHPHDAQTFTADGIADLSRAMGKDDRLKAWGEIGLDYYYTYSPPEVQKAALRAQLEAVRQLDVPPVIHSRDADEETLAILLDMGFADRPVLWHCFGRDLEFGRRLVGYGWTLSIPGTVSYRKNFPLQEAVRNLPLDRLVLETDAPFLAPEPYRGKPNEPALSVFTAQAVARLREMPVEELWEAMGRNAVRFFGLAPLGSAL; from the coding sequence GTGGGAAAGAAAAAACGGGTCCGTCCGGAACCGGCCTCGCTCGGTTTGCCGTGCCTCGGAGTGGACACCCACGCCCATCTGGATATGGGCCCGATGGCCGAGATGCTGCCAGAGGTGCTACAACGCAGTCATTCGGCGGGAGTTGGCCGCGTGGGGCAAGTTTTTCTGGGCCCCGAGGCCTATGCAAGCAAACGTGAGCAGTTTCGTGATTTTCCTGAGGTCTTTTTCCTGGCCGGAATCCACCCCCATGATGCTCAGACCTTTACAGCGGATGGCATTGCGGACTTGAGCCGAGCCATGGGCAAGGATGACCGGCTCAAAGCCTGGGGCGAGATCGGTCTTGATTACTACTACACGTACAGCCCTCCTGAGGTGCAAAAGGCAGCGTTGCGCGCCCAGCTTGAGGCCGTGCGGCAACTGGATGTCCCGCCGGTGATCCACTCTCGCGATGCGGACGAAGAGACGTTGGCCATCTTGCTGGACATGGGGTTTGCCGACAGACCGGTGCTCTGGCATTGCTTTGGGCGCGACCTGGAATTCGGACGCAGGCTGGTCGGCTATGGATGGACGCTCTCCATCCCGGGCACAGTGAGTTACCGGAAGAATTTTCCGCTGCAAGAAGCGGTGCGAAACCTGCCCCTGGATCGGCTGGTGCTGGAGACGGACGCCCCGTTCCTCGCCCCGGAACCGTATCGCGGCAAACCCAATGAGCCGGCCTTGAGTGTTTTCACCGCCCAGGCCGTTGCCCGTCTGCGCGAAATGCCTGTGGAGGAGCTTTGGGAAGCCATGGGCCGCAACGCGGTGCGGTTTTTCGGACTCGCCCCCCTGGGATCTGCTTTGTAG